AGTTGTGAGTAAAAAGATTTGCAAGGGATTCCACATCCTGAATAGCAAGATAATTCCCTGAAAAAGAGGGTATCCTGTACCATCCCACGACGATACATCTCATCCCGAGAGCCTGGGCTGCCAGATAATCCGCCTCAGAATCGCCGATCATAATGGCTTCCTCAGGAGAAACCCCAAGCTTATAGAGCGCTGCTAATAGGCTTTCGGGATGAGGTTTTGGTAACAGGATATCATTCCCGGTAACTGCGGTAGAAAAATACCCTGTAATTCCAAGATGCTCAAGAGAAAGAGCCAGACTGCGCCTCCCCTTTCCGGTAACAATTCCTTGTACACATCCCTTCTCATAAAGGTTTTCTAATAGATTGTGTAAACGCTTATGGTAAACCGTAAAAACCTCATGATAATCCCCGTAGAGTCGATGGTAGAACTCAATCCCCCAATCTACAGCATCCCTGTTGTAAAAATAACGACGAATGATTTCATCTTCGGGGGGGCCAAACATATTCGCCATATCCTCGTCTGTCAAAAATCTCCCATCCCCATAAAGAAAAGATTGGCGCAAAGAGAAAAAAACAAGAGGAAAAGTATCCGCAATCGTTCCATCAAAATCCCAAAGAATTGCTTTGGTTAAAGAAGAAAAAGACTCCATGCCCTTTTTTCCCCTTCTTTTTATACACCAACTACCACACCAAAAATATTTTACGTCACGATGCCAGTTTCTCTTAAAACCAGCTTCCCGCGCAGCAAATACTCCCTTCCATCCCTTTAAACAAACTGCTGGGTTATTTCACGTCCATCAATCAAACTATCCAAACCATAAAACGAACGCAGTTCCGCAAGCATCATATGAATAATCATATCCCCAAAATCCAGCAACAGCCAACCACCTTCCCATGGTTCCAGTGGATTTTTTACATACCAACCATGTTTCTCCATCTCTTCCACAACACGATTACGCACTGCCTCAAGCTGCACCAAAGAATCTACTGTCCCAATAATAAAAACATCCGCAAGAAGCGAATACCCCGAAGCATCTACCACACGTAGCGAACTTACTTTGAGCTTTTGAATCTCGTCTATGACACGGGGGAGCATCTTTTGAAGAGAAAGCTTTTTTCTCATAATTACTCTACCGGAAACATGGCCAGCGTCTTTTTGAGAGCCACCTGGTCCATCTCTTTAAACACGATATCACGATACACCCGAAAAAATTCCCCATCTGAGAGTCTTTCAAGGCCAGCACGAGACTTCAAAAGCCTGAGTTCTCTCGTGGCTGCCACCGGAGTCAATCTCTGTATACGTTCGAAAAACATCTCGTCCCCTTTGAGAAACATACCCAAAAGTTTCTGCTCTGAAAGAAACTTCACCACATAATACACTTGAGACCTCGTCCTCTCAGGAAAGATATACCATCGATAAAAAGAAAGAGTCTCACCTGGAGAAAAGTCTCCAAGCCGCCCATCTGTCTGGACCTTCTTCCACCACAAAGCCACTTTTTTTTCTCTTTTCATCAACGATTCAAGTTCAGAAACTACCGATGAATTATTTTCAATAAACTTTACAAGCATCTCTTTAGGAATCATGTTCACAAAGGTTTGATAATCATCTTGATGAAATCCTGTGAGGATGTATCGTTTGAAAAACATCCCCACCTGATCCATACGAAAGGTATGAATAGCCTCATCAAACATCACCGCATCCATTGCATTACTGAATTGTTTATCCCGGGACATCCGTTCATCAAGCAACTTCCCAAGCGTAACAAAATCGTCCGCACGAAAAGCCGCCTTTTCCTTATCATTGAGGAGTCCATAAAAATGATCAAAGCGTTGCTTGTAGCGATGTTCTACGGTTGTTATCTCACATCCGACAAACACCAACCCCAACAATAAAACAACCCACGCTTTTCTCATATTTTCCCCTTTTACGACTCAGCCGGAGTCGAAATCAAAATATCATCAAAGATATACGTGTTTTCATCTGGTTCGTAGAGAAACCTATCCTCTCCCAGAGACATATTAAAACCCGTATAAGAAAGCTCAAGCTGAACCTCTCGGCCCAGCTGGTTTTTTGCCACCATACGCTGGATCTGCCCCTCAGGGGTGATAACCAGCTCAATATAACGAAAGGCAGAGAGCGTCGACTTGGGCTTAAACTCTATACGATAGGACTGTTTGCCACGAAACATGACCACATAATCCTTAGGTAAAAAAGGAATATACTCTTTCTGAAGCCTCTGAATATTCCAGCCTGTCAGTGGCGTTGCTGTCTTTGTTTTTTCAAGATTCTCACGAATAGCAATATTCTGATCTTTAATAACGATCCAGAGCACTTTCCCATCAGAAAGAATCCTATTTCCACTCGAATACTCCATCGCAAACTTTTGAGGGGCCTTGTAGTACATCACCCCGTTATACGTTTTTTTGTTCACCACATAGACAAAAGTTGCCGTAAAACTCTTTATCGTCGAGGTATAATTTTGAATCTTCTGAAGAAGAGTATTTACCGTAATCTTGTCCTGCTGAGCAAACACAAGAACCGGCACAAAAAACATACCAATAAGAAAACGCTTCATACATTGTCCTCTATGGTTTTGTTGCATTGGTTATATTACTCCTGGGACTCTGCACATTATACTGAGCACTGTAAGCCTTCACATAGAAAAAATACGTCACCCCGCTCTGAAGGGGATCCCCATTCGTATTTTTGGTCACGGTATAGGTAAAACGCTTTGCTTCATTCATCACAGAAATATTAGGTATCGTAGCCTGATTCTCCGAGGGACCGGGAAGCCTTCCCCCTCTATCCTGAAGGGCATCCTCCATCGCCGCTGCGATATAAATATTATACCCTTCAAAATACGGTTCATTATTCATGCCCCAAAAACTTAGCTCAATATCCCCATTCCCGTCCACAGTAGCCTCAAGGCCAAGAGGGGGATTGAGAGATATCTCCTGTTCAAAACTCTCAATCCCACAGCCAGTCACAAGGAATACCCAAAAAACTATCACGTGCCACCTTTTCATTACAGTTCCTTGAGAACAATGCGATGTTTCTCGTCTATATCGGTCACCATCGCTTGCACCACTTGCCCGAGCTGATAGGTAGAACGTACAGGCTTTTTCTCTTTCATATTGGATCGGTGAAGAAGTGCACTCTCTCCGGGTATAAGCTCAAGGAAAACACCGTAATCCTCTATCCTTATCACCTTTCCCTCAACCTTTTCACCCTTCTCAAAACCGTTCACAATGTGATTTACAATATAGAGACACCTCTCGATGTCTTCGTCTCTCTTACCACAGATAGCTACACGCCCATCATCATCGATAGAAATCGTTGTCTGTGTCTCCTCCATAATCCGCTTAATAACACGTCCCCCTGTCCCAATCACCTGTCCAATGGTAGATTCAGGAATATAGATCACTTTAATCTTCGGAGCATTGGCTGAGAGCTTTGGACGAGGTTCTGCAATGGCTTCATTCATCCTGGAAAGGATAAACGCTTGCCCTGCAAGTGCCTGATCAAGGGCTTCTTCCATCATTTTCTGCGTAAGTCCAATCGTTTTCACATCCATCTGAAACGCCGTAATTCCATCCTTCGTCCCAGCAACCTTGAAGTCCATATCCCCAAAATGATCCTCAAGTCCCTGGATATCAGAGAGAATACAGTAATCTCCTCTCTCTTTATTCCAGACAAGTCCCATGGCAATACCCGCCACAGGCTTGCGAATAGGCACACCCGTCGCCATAAGTGCGAGACTTGAGCTACATACCGTCGCCATCGAAGAAGATCCATTTGACTCCAGAATCTCAGAAACAACACGGATAGTATAGGGAAACTCCTCCTCAGTGGGCAAAATAGGTTCAATAGCCCTGTACGCAAGATGCCCATGCCCAATCTCACGACGAGAGGGAGCAAGGGTTCGTTTCACCTCTCCCGTGCTAAAAGGAGGGAAATTATAGTGAAGCATAAAACGCTTGGACTCTTCTTCTTCCATGCTGTCCACGTATTGTACATCAGAGGTTGACCCCAACGTTACAATCCCAAGGCTCTGGGTCTGACCCCGGGTAAAAAGAGCCGATCCATGCACATTTTCCAGAAGATCAAGCTCAATAGTAATAGGACGAATTTCATCCGGTTTTCTTCCATCGGGACGAACCCTTTCTGTAAGAATCGTTTCTCGAATTACCTCAATCTCTATATCATCAAGCAAGGTCTTTGCTTCGTTGTATCCTGCATGCTCCTCAGATATCCCAAACTGCTCGAGAAGAGTTTTCTTAAGGTTATCAACAGCCTCAGCGCGTGCCTTCTTATCCACGACATACGCAGCTTCGCGCATAGGCTTCCACGATGCTTCTCGTATCTGCTTTCTGAGATCCTCGGAGAGAATTTTTGCTGGCTCCTGTATCACGAGCTTTTCCGGCTTCACCAAATCCACCAGTTCTTCGATAAGAGCGATCTCTTCCTTGATATGAATATGGGCAATACGAAGAGCCTCCAAAAGAACATCTTTACTCACTTCATGGGCTCCACCTTCTACCATGGTAAGCCCTTCTTTGGTGCCACCCACCACAATATCAAGGAGTGATTCCTCAACCTCTCTCATGGAAGGATTGACAATATAACGTCCATTATTCATATACGCTATACGCACTGCCCCAATAGGCTCAAGAAAGGGAATAGGAGAAATCGAAAGAGCAGCCGAAGCCCCAATAATACCCAATACATCAGTGGAATACACCTGATCTGCCGAAAGAGTACTTGCAATCACCTGAACTTCGTTATAGAAATTCTCGGGGAAAAGAGGTCGAATCGGACGATCAATCAATCGAGAAACAAGAATCTCCTTCTCCGTAGGTTTACCCTCACGTTTAAAATAACCACCCGGAATTTTTCCTGCGGCATAAAACTTTTCCTGATAGTGTACCGTCAAAGGAAAAAAGTCAATTCCCTCCGGGACCTCCTTGGACATACACGCTGTCACCAGGACTGCATTACCGCCACTTTTGACAAGAACAGCCCCGTCAGCCTGTTTGGCCATTTTTCCCGTTTCGAGAACAATCTCCTTATCCCCGACTTTG
This sequence is a window from Thermospira aquatica. Protein-coding genes within it:
- a CDS encoding HAD family hydrolase → MESFSSLTKAILWDFDGTIADTFPLVFFSLRQSFLYGDGRFLTDEDMANMFGPPEDEIIRRYFYNRDAVDWGIEFYHRLYGDYHEVFTVYHKRLHNLLENLYEKGCVQGIVTGKGRRSLALSLEHLGITGYFSTAVTGNDILLPKPHPESLLAALYKLGVSPEEAIMIGDSEADYLAAQALGMRCIVVGWYRIPSFSGNYLAIQDVESLANLFTHNYRFPPGLPH
- the rsfS gene encoding ribosome silencing factor — its product is MRKKLSLQKMLPRVIDEIQKLKVSSLRVVDASGYSLLADVFIIGTVDSLVQLEAVRNRVVEEMEKHGWYVKNPLEPWEGGWLLLDFGDMIIHMMLAELRSFYGLDSLIDGREITQQFV
- a CDS encoding LolA family protein, which produces MKRFLIGMFFVPVLVFAQQDKITVNTLLQKIQNYTSTIKSFTATFVYVVNKKTYNGVMYYKAPQKFAMEYSSGNRILSDGKVLWIVIKDQNIAIRENLEKTKTATPLTGWNIQRLQKEYIPFLPKDYVVMFRGKQSYRIEFKPKSTLSAFRYIELVITPEGQIQRMVAKNQLGREVQLELSYTGFNMSLGEDRFLYEPDENTYIFDDILISTPAES
- the pnp gene encoding polyribonucleotide nucleotidyltransferase; the protein is MSFFTVKGKVGDKEIVLETGKMAKQADGAVLVKSGGNAVLVTACMSKEVPEGIDFFPLTVHYQEKFYAAGKIPGGYFKREGKPTEKEILVSRLIDRPIRPLFPENFYNEVQVIASTLSADQVYSTDVLGIIGASAALSISPIPFLEPIGAVRIAYMNNGRYIVNPSMREVEESLLDIVVGGTKEGLTMVEGGAHEVSKDVLLEALRIAHIHIKEEIALIEELVDLVKPEKLVIQEPAKILSEDLRKQIREASWKPMREAAYVVDKKARAEAVDNLKKTLLEQFGISEEHAGYNEAKTLLDDIEIEVIRETILTERVRPDGRKPDEIRPITIELDLLENVHGSALFTRGQTQSLGIVTLGSTSDVQYVDSMEEEESKRFMLHYNFPPFSTGEVKRTLAPSRREIGHGHLAYRAIEPILPTEEEFPYTIRVVSEILESNGSSSMATVCSSSLALMATGVPIRKPVAGIAMGLVWNKERGDYCILSDIQGLEDHFGDMDFKVAGTKDGITAFQMDVKTIGLTQKMMEEALDQALAGQAFILSRMNEAIAEPRPKLSANAPKIKVIYIPESTIGQVIGTGGRVIKRIMEETQTTISIDDDGRVAICGKRDEDIERCLYIVNHIVNGFEKGEKVEGKVIRIEDYGVFLELIPGESALLHRSNMKEKKPVRSTYQLGQVVQAMVTDIDEKHRIVLKEL